A stretch of the Myxococcaceae bacterium JPH2 genome encodes the following:
- a CDS encoding helix-turn-helix domain-containing protein — MNAFASQGSHEPEFLTVEEAAALLRVNRKTLYEAIRFGQVPGVVRVGKALRIRRAALVGSSMGQGGPALKEMPP, encoded by the coding sequence ATGAACGCTTTCGCATCCCAGGGTTCACACGAGCCCGAGTTCCTCACCGTGGAGGAAGCCGCCGCGCTCCTGCGCGTGAATCGGAAGACGCTCTACGAGGCCATCCGGTTCGGGCAGGTGCCAGGGGTCGTCCGGGTGGGGAAGGCTCTCCGCATTCGTCGCGCGGCCTTGGTAGGGTCATCGATGGGTCAAGGCGGTCCTGCGCTCAAGGAGATGCCCCCATGA